A genomic stretch from Xiphophorus maculatus strain JP 163 A chromosome 16, X_maculatus-5.0-male, whole genome shotgun sequence includes:
- the gpatch8 gene encoding G patch domain-containing protein 8 isoform X2, translating into MFSSMPTGYSSSYYWNIFGFFLLSSLCQDNIGHRLLQKHGWKLGQGLGKAMQGRTDPVPIVLKYDVMGMGRMEMELDYAEDATEKRRVLEVEKEDTEELRQKYKDQVEKEKAIAKALEDLRANFYCELCDKQYTKHQEFDNHINSYDHAHKQRLKELKQREFARNVSSRSRKDGKKQEKMLRRLHELAEQRKQDKQNRTPGSGPMFKTTTVAVDGEKEGDGDGVPLENPVFTDSIIEGSPSEKTGQSSPKPSPTLNFSLGKNTSTSSSSSPTPTGASKVSVSFSFAKKAPVKLETAAAVFADPGEEAVEEEENQEGEKAGGQEETSGCSTESPRRVPEGDEGGEKGGAAGAEDIQQPDDGGSLASTLNKLKMMMKKDEGFCGQEPQYYHYVPPAHCRVKPNFQFLLFMKASEQCQSKDDEDEDEVEEVQKSEESSDPTESKETECKTEQEQGEDVSATEPEPSPLSPMVKTEDKISSCEQETVSTAPTSPTQKAENTQSTLDTNTGPKVPMGPFFPVLSKDESTTLQWPTELLEFTKAQPSLSYSCNPLYFDFKLSRNKGLRGGKSAKSLKPGEEADDKGQVVATSTAEAAETEPEACTDKETPEMKENPSQPGPDEQNPTTASSSTKKKKKKKKHKKSGKHSKRKGKEKDAAGDAEENMEATQEKPKKKKKHKRKKSKNKAQDQEEVAGDDKEKIKPKSEDKAAGSSAQSTAGRTTGAEPGKRKRAAKEVPSKSGAEQGGSGKNNDKSNSSEDHGSSKRQKTDSSGSQNASCSTSAQKSPGHGRPPSSESEEEGGSNTQHSRHHRSSPREQRRHHSEESRRSHSRSSRRGERRGSSRRRHRGQTSRSRSYSSSSGRSSARSSAYSHRSRSYSDSYSDYSTEGRRRRRSKRSSDSEYERRGSRGRRRSRRHQYSSSSSDDSRSRSRSYSRRKRHRRHHHSSSRSSSSWSRSTSTRSWRRSYSRSRSSASRSSSSNKGSPHRRSTRGRADSDTNRRDFNRSRIYRSQSPRTSSRSLNRSHTSTSQTLRPVGSRDAGEHKNMLTARQLLERVQSKKSSEDSASGTKSGIKIKDPPQGYFGPKLPPALGSKAMLPLFGKLQAGKKPLIPLTRPDEGEKSGTGKGSEADGEVILVEPIREFPPPPPPPAPPVQKVEEVQQNTATQEETQQQSATEEQVHQEPQPLLEQDPSMIMPQYQADPGQDPSQNPMMESIMPEMQQQQPVHGYPVYHPSSLEEDGIEAEEDGLAPLESQPITFTPEEMEKYSKLQQAAQQHIQQQLLAKQVKAFPSAAAAAAAAAAAAANLAPAPPPPALQQIHIQQPTVSVASGTSITTVQHAILQHHAATAAAMGIHPAHAHHPHPAHAQLAQVHHIPQHHLTPISLSPLGPSLGHSLGHSLGHAGLIPAHPTAFLSGQPIHIIPASALHHTPLALHHVPHAALYPTLFAPRPSQAAAAAALQLHPLLHPIFSGQDLQHPPNHGS; encoded by the exons GACGCACCGACCCTGTGCCCATTGTTCTTAAATATGATGTCATGGGGATGGGCCGAATGGAGATGGAG CTGGACTATGCAGAGGATGCCACAGAGAAGCGGAGAGTGCTTGAAGTGGAAAAAGAGGATACAGAAGAGCTGCGGCAAAAATACAAG GACCAGgtggaaaaagagaaagctATCGCAAAAGCTTTGGAAGACCTGAGGGCGAATTTCTACTGCGAGCTTTGTGACAAGCAGTACACTAAACACCAGGAATTTGACAACCACATTAACTCGTACGACCATGCCCACAAacag AGGTTAAAAGAGCTAAAGCAGAGAGAGTTTGCTCGCAATGTGTCCTCCCGCTCTCGGAAAGATGGAAAGAAGCAAGAGAAGATGCTGCGTCGACTGCATGAGTTGGCTGAGCAGAGGAAACAGGACAAACAGAACCG CACTCCTGGAAGTGGCCCCATGTTCAAAACAACCACAGTTGCTGTTGATGGTGAGAAAGAAGGAGATGGGGATGGCGTGCCACTTGAGAACCCCGTTTTTACAGATTCCATTATTGAAGGTTCACCGTCAGAGAAAACTGGCCAATCTTCCCCAAAGCCCAGCCCAACTTTAAATTTTTCTCTGGGGAAGAACACATCCacatcctcatcttcatctccaACCCCTACTGGTGCATCAAAAGTCAGTGTATCATTCTCTTTTGCGAAGAAAGCCCCAGTAAAGTTGGAGACGGCAGCGGCTGTGTTTGCTGATCCTGGCGAGGAGGctgtggaggaagaggagaatcAGGAAGGGGAAAAAGCTGGAGGACAAGAGGAGACATCTGGCTGCAGCACAGAGAGTCCCAGAAGAGTACCTGAAGGAGATGAAGGAGGGGAGAAAGGTGGTGCAGCTGGGGCAGAAGATATCCAGCAGCCTGATGATGGAGGCTCCTTGGCCTCGACTTTGAACAAACTTAAGATGATGATGAAAAAGGATGAAGGATTTTGTGGACAAGAACCACAGTACTACCATTACGTCCCACCAGCTCATTGTCGTGTAAAGCCCAACTTCCAGTTTTTGTTGTTCATGAAGGCTTCTGAGCAGTGCCAGAGCAAAGAtgatgaggatgaagatgaagtAGAGGAAGttcaaaaatctgaagaaagcTCTGATCCAACAGAGTCCAAAGAAACTGAGTGTAAAACTGAACAAGAACAAGGTGAGGATGTGTCAgcaactgaaccagaaccatctCCTTTGTCGCCTATGGTGAAGACGGAGGACAAGATCTCTTCTTGTGAGCAAGAGACGGTTTCAACTGCTCCCACTTCTCCTACTCAGAAAGCAGAGAACACACAGAGCACACTCGATACAAACACTGGTCCAAAAGTCCCAATGGGTCCCTTCTTCCCCGTCCTGAGTAAAGATGAAAGTACCACTTTACAGTGGCCTACGGAGCTTCTTGAATTTACAAAAGCTCAGCCTTCACTATCTTACAGCTGTAATCCTCTCTACTTTGACTTTAAGCTTTCAAGAAATAAAGGACTGCGTGGTGGGAAATCAGCAAAGTCCCTCAAGCCTGGAGAAGAGGCTGATGACAAAGGACAAGTTGTAGCTACTTCAACAGCTGAAGCCGCTGAAACCGAACCTGAAGCATGCACTGATAAAGAGACGCCTGAGATGAAGGAAAATCCCAGCCAGCCAGGACCCGATGAGCAAAATCCCACGACTGCCAGTAGTAGCacgaaaaagaagaagaagaagaagaagcataAGAAATCGGGAAAGCATTCAAAAcgcaaaggaaaagaaaaagatgcagcTGGTGATGCAGAAGAGAATATGGAGGCAACGCAAGAAAAGcctaaaaagaagaagaaacacaaacggaaaaagagcaaaaacaaagctCAAGATCAAGAAGAGGTGGCAGGtgatgacaaagaaaaaattaaaccaaagtCAGAAGATAAAGCTGCTGGTTCCTCTGCTCAGTCCACAGCTGGAAGAACAACAGGAGCAGAGCCAGGTAAAAGGAAACGCGCTGCAAAAGAAGTGCCTTCTAAATCTGGAGCAGAACAAGGAGGAAGTGGAAAAAATAACGACAAGAGCAACTCCTCAGAAGATCACGGTAGctctaaaagacaaaaaacggACTCGAGCGGATCGCAAAACGCGTCATGTTCTACCTCTGCTCAGAAAAGTCCAGGTCACGGTAGACCACCCAGCAGCGAGAGCGAGGAGGAAGGTGGCTCCAACACCCAGCATTCACGTCATCACAGGTCCAGCCCACGAGAGCAGCGGCGCCACCACAGCGAAGAGTCCAGACGGTCCCACAGCCGCTCATCAAGGCGGGGAGAACGACGCGGCAGCAGCCGGCGGCGGCATCGTGGCCAAACCTCCCGCAGTCGCTCCTACTCCAGCAGTTCTGGGCGCTCCTCAGCAAGAAGTAGCGCCTACAGTCACCGCAGCCGCAGTTACTCCGACAGCTACAGTGACTACAGCACGGAAGGCCGCCGGCGGAGGCGCTCTAAACGTTCATCCGACTCAGAGTATGAGCGGCGGGGCAGTCGAGGTCGCAGGCGATCCAGAAGACATCAATACTCCTCTTCATCCTCGGACGATTCCCGCTCTCGTTCTCGCAGCTACAGCAGGAGGAAGCGGCACCGGcggcaccaccacagcagctcgaGAAGCTCCAGCAGCTGGAGTCGCAGCACCAGCACAAGATCCTGGAGGCGAAGCTATAGCCGGAGCCGAAGCTCAGCGAGTCGCTCCTCCAGTTCCAACAAAGGCTCGCCTCACCGACGGAGCACCAGGGGTCGGGCAGACAGCGACACAAATCGCAGAGACTTCAACCGCTCTCGGATTTATCGCTCGCAGTCTCCCCGCACGTCATCGCGAAGCCTCAATCGGAGCCACACATCCACTTCCCAGACTTTGAGGCCAGTCGGGTCTCGTGATGCAGGGGAACACAAGAACATGCTCACAGCGCGGCAGCTGCTCGAGAGGGTTCAGTCCAAGAAAAGTTCAGAGGATTCTGCCTCCGGAACGAAATCTGGGATTAAGATTAAGGATCCACCACAGGGTTACTTTGGTCCTAAATTACCACCAGCCCTGGGAAGCAAAGCCATGTTGCCCCTCTTTGGTAAGCTGCAAGCAGGGAAGAAACCTTTGATTCCCCTAACGAGACCCGATGAGGGAGAGAAATCAGGAACGGGGAAGGGTTCTGAAGCGGATGGAGAGGTTATCCTAGTAGAACCTATAAGGGAgttccctcctcctccaccacctccagCGCCACCAGTGCAGAAGGTCGAGGAGGTGCAGCAGAACACAGCAACACAGGAAGAGACACAGCAGCAGTCAGCTACAGAAGAGCAAGTACACCAAGAACCACAGCCACTCCTTGAACAAGATCCTTCCATGATTATGCCCCAGTATCAAGCAGATCCAGGTCAAGACCCCTCCCAGAACCCCATGATGGAGTCCATCATGCCTGaaatgcagcaacagcagcCGGTTCATGGTTACCCTGTTTACCACCCCTCCAGTCTGGAGGAAGATGGCATCGAAGCGGAGGAGGATGGCCTGGCGCCATTGGAGAGTCAGCCAATCACGTTCACGCCAGAGGAGATGGAGAAGTACAGCAAGCTGCAACAGGCGGCGCAACAACAcattcagcagcagcttctggCCAAGCAGGTCAAGGCCTTCCCCTcggctgctgctgccgctgccgccgctgctgcagcagctgctaacTTAGCCCCAGCGCCCCCTCCACCAGCCCTGCAGCAGATCCACATTCAGCAGCCAACCGTCTCTGTCGCCTCCGGCACATCCATCACGACTGTCCAACATGCCATCCTGCAGCACCACGCAGCCACCGCTGCTGCAATGGGCATCCACCCCGCACATGCCCACCATCCTCACCCTGCACATGCTCAGCTAGCACAGGTGCATCACATTCCCCAGCACCACCTTACTCCCATCTCCCTGTCCCCGTTAGGCCCCTCTCTTGGTCATTCTTTGGGACACTCTCTGGGACATGCGGGGCTTATTCCTGCCCACCCAACAGCCTTCCTGTCCGGTCAGCCTATTCATATTATCCCTGCTTCTGCACTTCATCACACACCCTTGGCTCTCCACCATGTCCCGCACGCAGCCCTCTACCCAACACTATTCGCACCTCGGCCGTCCCAGGCTGCTGCAGCGGCGGCTCTCCAGCTGCACCCACTTCTGCACCCAATATTCTCAGGACAGGACCTCCAACACCCGCCTAACCATGGCTCTTGA
- the gpatch8 gene encoding G patch domain-containing protein 8 isoform X3 yields MQGRTDPVPIVLKYDVMGMGRMEMELDYAEDATEKRRVLEVEKEDTEELRQKYKDQVEKEKAIAKALEDLRANFYCELCDKQYTKHQEFDNHINSYDHAHKQRLKELKQREFARNVSSRSRKDGKKQEKMLRRLHELAEQRKQDKQNRTPGSGPMFKTTTVAVDGEKEGDGDGVPLENPVFTDSIIEGSPSEKTGQSSPKPSPTLNFSLGKNTSTSSSSSPTPTGASKVSVSFSFAKKAPVKLETAAAVFADPGEEAVEEEENQEGEKAGGQEETSGCSTESPRRVPEGDEGGEKGGAAGAEDIQQPDDGGSLASTLNKLKMMMKKDEGFCGQEPQYYHYVPPAHCRVKPNFQFLLFMKASEQCQSKDDEDEDEVEEVQKSEESSDPTESKETECKTEQEQGEDVSATEPEPSPLSPMVKTEDKISSCEQETVSTAPTSPTQKAENTQSTLDTNTGPKVPMGPFFPVLSKDESTTLQWPTELLEFTKAQPSLSYSCNPLYFDFKLSRNKGLRGGKSAKSLKPGEEADDKGQVVATSTAEAAETEPEACTDKETPEMKENPSQPGPDEQNPTTASSSTKKKKKKKKHKKSGKHSKRKGKEKDAAGDAEENMEATQEKPKKKKKHKRKKSKNKAQDQEEVAGDDKEKIKPKSEDKAAGSSAQSTAGRTTGAEPGKRKRAAKEVPSKSGAEQGGSGKNNDKSNSSEDHGSSKRQKTDSSGSQNASCSTSAQKSPGHGRPPSSESEEEGGSNTQHSRHHRSSPREQRRHHSEESRRSHSRSSRRGERRGSSRRRHRGQTSRSRSYSSSSGRSSARSSAYSHRSRSYSDSYSDYSTEGRRRRRSKRSSDSEYERRGSRGRRRSRRHQYSSSSSDDSRSRSRSYSRRKRHRRHHHSSSRSSSSWSRSTSTRSWRRSYSRSRSSASRSSSSNKGSPHRRSTRGRADSDTNRRDFNRSRIYRSQSPRTSSRSLNRSHTSTSQTLRPVGSRDAGEHKNMLTARQLLERVQSKKSSEDSASGTKSGIKIKDPPQGYFGPKLPPALGSKAMLPLFGKLQAGKKPLIPLTRPDEGEKSGTGKGSEADGEVILVEPIREFPPPPPPPAPPVQKVEEVQQNTATQEETQQQSATEEQVHQEPQPLLEQDPSMIMPQYQADPGQDPSQNPMMESIMPEMQQQQPVHGYPVYHPSSLEEDGIEAEEDGLAPLESQPITFTPEEMEKYSKLQQAAQQHIQQQLLAKQVKAFPSAAAAAAAAAAAAANLAPAPPPPALQQIHIQQPTVSVASGTSITTVQHAILQHHAATAAAMGIHPAHAHHPHPAHAQLAQVHHIPQHHLTPISLSPLGPSLGHSLGHSLGHAGLIPAHPTAFLSGQPIHIIPASALHHTPLALHHVPHAALYPTLFAPRPSQAAAAAALQLHPLLHPIFSGQDLQHPPNHGS; encoded by the exons GACGCACCGACCCTGTGCCCATTGTTCTTAAATATGATGTCATGGGGATGGGCCGAATGGAGATGGAG CTGGACTATGCAGAGGATGCCACAGAGAAGCGGAGAGTGCTTGAAGTGGAAAAAGAGGATACAGAAGAGCTGCGGCAAAAATACAAG GACCAGgtggaaaaagagaaagctATCGCAAAAGCTTTGGAAGACCTGAGGGCGAATTTCTACTGCGAGCTTTGTGACAAGCAGTACACTAAACACCAGGAATTTGACAACCACATTAACTCGTACGACCATGCCCACAAacag AGGTTAAAAGAGCTAAAGCAGAGAGAGTTTGCTCGCAATGTGTCCTCCCGCTCTCGGAAAGATGGAAAGAAGCAAGAGAAGATGCTGCGTCGACTGCATGAGTTGGCTGAGCAGAGGAAACAGGACAAACAGAACCG CACTCCTGGAAGTGGCCCCATGTTCAAAACAACCACAGTTGCTGTTGATGGTGAGAAAGAAGGAGATGGGGATGGCGTGCCACTTGAGAACCCCGTTTTTACAGATTCCATTATTGAAGGTTCACCGTCAGAGAAAACTGGCCAATCTTCCCCAAAGCCCAGCCCAACTTTAAATTTTTCTCTGGGGAAGAACACATCCacatcctcatcttcatctccaACCCCTACTGGTGCATCAAAAGTCAGTGTATCATTCTCTTTTGCGAAGAAAGCCCCAGTAAAGTTGGAGACGGCAGCGGCTGTGTTTGCTGATCCTGGCGAGGAGGctgtggaggaagaggagaatcAGGAAGGGGAAAAAGCTGGAGGACAAGAGGAGACATCTGGCTGCAGCACAGAGAGTCCCAGAAGAGTACCTGAAGGAGATGAAGGAGGGGAGAAAGGTGGTGCAGCTGGGGCAGAAGATATCCAGCAGCCTGATGATGGAGGCTCCTTGGCCTCGACTTTGAACAAACTTAAGATGATGATGAAAAAGGATGAAGGATTTTGTGGACAAGAACCACAGTACTACCATTACGTCCCACCAGCTCATTGTCGTGTAAAGCCCAACTTCCAGTTTTTGTTGTTCATGAAGGCTTCTGAGCAGTGCCAGAGCAAAGAtgatgaggatgaagatgaagtAGAGGAAGttcaaaaatctgaagaaagcTCTGATCCAACAGAGTCCAAAGAAACTGAGTGTAAAACTGAACAAGAACAAGGTGAGGATGTGTCAgcaactgaaccagaaccatctCCTTTGTCGCCTATGGTGAAGACGGAGGACAAGATCTCTTCTTGTGAGCAAGAGACGGTTTCAACTGCTCCCACTTCTCCTACTCAGAAAGCAGAGAACACACAGAGCACACTCGATACAAACACTGGTCCAAAAGTCCCAATGGGTCCCTTCTTCCCCGTCCTGAGTAAAGATGAAAGTACCACTTTACAGTGGCCTACGGAGCTTCTTGAATTTACAAAAGCTCAGCCTTCACTATCTTACAGCTGTAATCCTCTCTACTTTGACTTTAAGCTTTCAAGAAATAAAGGACTGCGTGGTGGGAAATCAGCAAAGTCCCTCAAGCCTGGAGAAGAGGCTGATGACAAAGGACAAGTTGTAGCTACTTCAACAGCTGAAGCCGCTGAAACCGAACCTGAAGCATGCACTGATAAAGAGACGCCTGAGATGAAGGAAAATCCCAGCCAGCCAGGACCCGATGAGCAAAATCCCACGACTGCCAGTAGTAGCacgaaaaagaagaagaagaagaagaagcataAGAAATCGGGAAAGCATTCAAAAcgcaaaggaaaagaaaaagatgcagcTGGTGATGCAGAAGAGAATATGGAGGCAACGCAAGAAAAGcctaaaaagaagaagaaacacaaacggaaaaagagcaaaaacaaagctCAAGATCAAGAAGAGGTGGCAGGtgatgacaaagaaaaaattaaaccaaagtCAGAAGATAAAGCTGCTGGTTCCTCTGCTCAGTCCACAGCTGGAAGAACAACAGGAGCAGAGCCAGGTAAAAGGAAACGCGCTGCAAAAGAAGTGCCTTCTAAATCTGGAGCAGAACAAGGAGGAAGTGGAAAAAATAACGACAAGAGCAACTCCTCAGAAGATCACGGTAGctctaaaagacaaaaaacggACTCGAGCGGATCGCAAAACGCGTCATGTTCTACCTCTGCTCAGAAAAGTCCAGGTCACGGTAGACCACCCAGCAGCGAGAGCGAGGAGGAAGGTGGCTCCAACACCCAGCATTCACGTCATCACAGGTCCAGCCCACGAGAGCAGCGGCGCCACCACAGCGAAGAGTCCAGACGGTCCCACAGCCGCTCATCAAGGCGGGGAGAACGACGCGGCAGCAGCCGGCGGCGGCATCGTGGCCAAACCTCCCGCAGTCGCTCCTACTCCAGCAGTTCTGGGCGCTCCTCAGCAAGAAGTAGCGCCTACAGTCACCGCAGCCGCAGTTACTCCGACAGCTACAGTGACTACAGCACGGAAGGCCGCCGGCGGAGGCGCTCTAAACGTTCATCCGACTCAGAGTATGAGCGGCGGGGCAGTCGAGGTCGCAGGCGATCCAGAAGACATCAATACTCCTCTTCATCCTCGGACGATTCCCGCTCTCGTTCTCGCAGCTACAGCAGGAGGAAGCGGCACCGGcggcaccaccacagcagctcgaGAAGCTCCAGCAGCTGGAGTCGCAGCACCAGCACAAGATCCTGGAGGCGAAGCTATAGCCGGAGCCGAAGCTCAGCGAGTCGCTCCTCCAGTTCCAACAAAGGCTCGCCTCACCGACGGAGCACCAGGGGTCGGGCAGACAGCGACACAAATCGCAGAGACTTCAACCGCTCTCGGATTTATCGCTCGCAGTCTCCCCGCACGTCATCGCGAAGCCTCAATCGGAGCCACACATCCACTTCCCAGACTTTGAGGCCAGTCGGGTCTCGTGATGCAGGGGAACACAAGAACATGCTCACAGCGCGGCAGCTGCTCGAGAGGGTTCAGTCCAAGAAAAGTTCAGAGGATTCTGCCTCCGGAACGAAATCTGGGATTAAGATTAAGGATCCACCACAGGGTTACTTTGGTCCTAAATTACCACCAGCCCTGGGAAGCAAAGCCATGTTGCCCCTCTTTGGTAAGCTGCAAGCAGGGAAGAAACCTTTGATTCCCCTAACGAGACCCGATGAGGGAGAGAAATCAGGAACGGGGAAGGGTTCTGAAGCGGATGGAGAGGTTATCCTAGTAGAACCTATAAGGGAgttccctcctcctccaccacctccagCGCCACCAGTGCAGAAGGTCGAGGAGGTGCAGCAGAACACAGCAACACAGGAAGAGACACAGCAGCAGTCAGCTACAGAAGAGCAAGTACACCAAGAACCACAGCCACTCCTTGAACAAGATCCTTCCATGATTATGCCCCAGTATCAAGCAGATCCAGGTCAAGACCCCTCCCAGAACCCCATGATGGAGTCCATCATGCCTGaaatgcagcaacagcagcCGGTTCATGGTTACCCTGTTTACCACCCCTCCAGTCTGGAGGAAGATGGCATCGAAGCGGAGGAGGATGGCCTGGCGCCATTGGAGAGTCAGCCAATCACGTTCACGCCAGAGGAGATGGAGAAGTACAGCAAGCTGCAACAGGCGGCGCAACAACAcattcagcagcagcttctggCCAAGCAGGTCAAGGCCTTCCCCTcggctgctgctgccgctgccgccgctgctgcagcagctgctaacTTAGCCCCAGCGCCCCCTCCACCAGCCCTGCAGCAGATCCACATTCAGCAGCCAACCGTCTCTGTCGCCTCCGGCACATCCATCACGACTGTCCAACATGCCATCCTGCAGCACCACGCAGCCACCGCTGCTGCAATGGGCATCCACCCCGCACATGCCCACCATCCTCACCCTGCACATGCTCAGCTAGCACAGGTGCATCACATTCCCCAGCACCACCTTACTCCCATCTCCCTGTCCCCGTTAGGCCCCTCTCTTGGTCATTCTTTGGGACACTCTCTGGGACATGCGGGGCTTATTCCTGCCCACCCAACAGCCTTCCTGTCCGGTCAGCCTATTCATATTATCCCTGCTTCTGCACTTCATCACACACCCTTGGCTCTCCACCATGTCCCGCACGCAGCCCTCTACCCAACACTATTCGCACCTCGGCCGTCCCAGGCTGCTGCAGCGGCGGCTCTCCAGCTGCACCCACTTCTGCACCCAATATTCTCAGGACAGGACCTCCAACACCCGCCTAACCATGGCTCTTGA